One genomic window of Halanaerobium saccharolyticum subsp. saccharolyticum DSM 6643 includes the following:
- a CDS encoding TRAP transporter small permease: protein MDKIIDILDQVLMKLLTAVIILIGLMVIMSVALRYLFGISYVWFQELIVLMFIFTTFFGSVVAFKRDEHLSIDILYSRFPPKLKIIFNIVFDILIFYLNWQIINVSIRWIKRVGNVVNPGMRIPMSYFYAILPVSSFFLLIYIFGDIIQKIKDIRLQE from the coding sequence ATGGATAAAATTATTGATATTCTAGATCAAGTACTAATGAAATTATTGACTGCAGTTATAATCTTAATAGGGCTAATGGTTATTATGTCAGTTGCTTTGAGATATTTATTTGGAATTTCTTATGTTTGGTTTCAGGAATTAATAGTATTAATGTTTATATTCACCACTTTTTTTGGCTCAGTAGTTGCATTTAAGCGCGATGAACATCTGTCTATAGATATACTGTACAGCAGGTTCCCTCCTAAATTAAAAATTATATTTAATATTGTTTTTGATATATTAATTTTTTATCTTAACTGGCAAATTATTAATGTCAGCATCAGGTGGATTAAAAGAGTTGGAAATGTTGTTAATCCAGGAATGAGAATACCGATGAGTTACTTTTATGCAATTTTACCTGTTAGTTCATTTTTCTTATTAATCTATATATTTGGAGATATTATACAAAAAATAAAAGACATTAGACTTCAGGAGTGA
- the kduI gene encoding 5-dehydro-4-deoxy-D-glucuronate isomerase: MEIRNGVHPEDAKHYTTEKMRKEFLVQGLFQKDEIKLVYSHIDRIITGGIKPVSKKLKLEAGKEIGAEYFLARREMGVINIGGAGTIEVDGEKYDLNSRDGIYVGMGNKEIVFSSADSKKPAKFYLNSAPAHKKYPNKKINIKDAKPQEAGAEENSNKRTIYKYLHPDVLDTCQLLMGMTLLEPQNVWNTMPCHTHDRRMEVYFYFDIEDDNVVWHLTGEPDETRHLVVRNEEAVISPSYSIHSGVGTGNYTFIWGMVGENQTFSDMDHVAMADLK, translated from the coding sequence ATGGAAATTAGAAATGGTGTACATCCAGAAGACGCAAAACATTATACAACTGAAAAAATGAGAAAAGAATTCTTAGTTCAAGGTCTTTTTCAAAAAGATGAGATAAAATTGGTTTACAGTCACATAGACCGAATTATTACCGGGGGAATAAAACCTGTTAGTAAAAAATTAAAGTTAGAAGCTGGCAAAGAAATTGGAGCAGAATATTTTCTGGCCAGAAGAGAAATGGGAGTAATTAATATTGGCGGAGCTGGAACTATTGAAGTTGATGGAGAAAAATATGATCTTAATTCAAGAGATGGAATTTATGTTGGAATGGGAAATAAAGAGATTGTTTTCAGCAGTGCAGATTCAAAAAAACCAGCTAAGTTTTATTTAAATAGTGCTCCTGCCCATAAAAAATATCCTAATAAAAAAATAAATATTAAAGATGCTAAGCCACAAGAAGCTGGTGCTGAAGAAAATTCAAATAAAAGAACTATTTATAAATACTTACATCCAGATGTGCTTGATACCTGTCAGCTATTAATGGGAATGACACTTTTAGAACCACAAAATGTTTGGAATACTATGCCCTGTCATACTCATGATCGCAGAATGGAAGTGTATTTTTACTTTGATATTGAAGACGATAATGTAGTCTGGCATTTAACAGGCGAACCAGATGAAACCAGACATTTAGTAGTCAGAAATGAAGAAGCTGTAATTAGTCCCAGTTATTCAATCCATTCTGGTGTAGGAACCGGTAATTATACATTTATTTGGGGTATGGTTGGAGAAAATCAGACTTTTTCTGATATGGATCATGTAGCAATGGCAGATTTAAAATAA
- a CDS encoding TRAP transporter substrate-binding protein, whose amino-acid sequence MKKCQISSILVMILLVSLILSGSIFAADYEMKIGHSQSVKTPRHKACVYFKLIVERETDGRVEVKIYPSNQLGTEAEMLESVKMGAIQATLGGQFEAASPKLLIYTMPFLFEDISAVHDIIRGPIGDKIASAAEANDIKILATGVAGGLRNFSNNERAIETPADMQGLKMRTPPIDSIIKTIEAIGGNPVSVPYAELYMALKTGVADGQENPFTNMVDKKLYEVQKYLTIVNYQFHPSPLYTSLDWYNSLDSELQVTLEKCADKMMIYNDELNREGTEDSLAVLQKEMEVNYLTDEQRQMFIDASQSVYDYYIEQGFFSQAEIDEIREAASN is encoded by the coding sequence ATGAAAAAATGTCAAATTAGTTCTATTTTAGTGATGATTTTACTAGTTAGTCTTATTTTAAGTGGTAGTATTTTTGCAGCAGATTATGAAATGAAAATTGGACACAGTCAATCAGTTAAAACTCCTCGTCATAAAGCATGTGTATATTTTAAATTGATAGTTGAAAGAGAAACTGATGGCAGAGTAGAAGTGAAAATATATCCTTCAAATCAGTTAGGAACAGAAGCAGAAATGCTGGAAAGTGTTAAAATGGGAGCAATTCAGGCAACATTAGGTGGCCAATTTGAAGCAGCTTCGCCAAAACTTCTGATTTACACTATGCCATTTTTATTTGAAGATATCAGTGCAGTTCATGATATAATTCGGGGACCAATTGGTGATAAAATTGCTTCTGCAGCTGAAGCTAATGACATAAAGATTTTAGCAACCGGTGTTGCAGGTGGATTGAGAAACTTCAGCAACAACGAAAGAGCAATAGAGACTCCTGCCGATATGCAGGGATTGAAAATGAGAACTCCACCTATTGATAGTATTATTAAAACAATAGAAGCTATTGGTGGAAATCCTGTTTCAGTACCATATGCTGAATTATATATGGCTTTAAAAACAGGAGTTGCAGATGGACAAGAAAATCCATTTACAAATATGGTAGATAAAAAGTTATATGAAGTACAAAAATACTTAACAATAGTAAATTATCAGTTTCACCCAAGTCCATTATATACAAGTTTAGATTGGTATAATTCTTTAGATTCTGAGCTCCAGGTTACTTTAGAAAAATGTGCAGATAAGATGATGATTTATAATGATGAGCTAAATCGAGAAGGAACTGAAGATTCTTTAGCAGTACTTCAAAAAGAAATGGAAGTTAATTATTTAACTGATGAACAGCGACAAATGTTTATTGATGCATCACAATCAGTATATGATTATTATATTGAGCAGGGTTTCTTTAGTCAGGCAGAAATTGATGAAATTAGAGAAGCAGCATCTAACTAA
- a CDS encoding IclR family transcriptional regulator produces MIIIANSTNKRETTLDRAIKVLEYLADSQVEKNMSDIAKDLKIPNGTAYNILKTLESNQLIERDQSSKRYTLGFKLFQLGNKVDYIRELRNISMPYMRELTAETGETSQLGIIFEENLYFLEIIEAPKNTKTRGTVGLSLPLHAPAAGKILLAFQPEEKRKELLEKIELKAFNMNTITDSKQLEKELEEIREKGYAVDREEVFRGTTCLAMPIYNADKEVIAALGITGDTERVKKNKEKNLNAIHHESLNISFKLGYQLS; encoded by the coding sequence GTGATTATTATAGCTAATTCAACCAATAAAAGAGAAACTACTTTAGATCGAGCAATTAAAGTTCTTGAATATTTAGCCGATTCTCAAGTTGAAAAAAATATGTCAGATATCGCTAAAGATTTAAAAATACCTAATGGGACAGCCTATAATATTTTAAAAACTTTAGAAAGTAACCAGCTGATTGAAAGAGATCAGTCATCTAAAAGATACACCCTTGGCTTTAAATTATTTCAATTGGGCAATAAAGTTGACTATATCAGAGAATTAAGAAATATTTCGATGCCTTATATGAGAGAATTGACTGCTGAAACAGGAGAAACTTCACAATTAGGAATTATTTTTGAAGAAAACTTATATTTTTTAGAGATTATCGAGGCGCCTAAAAATACTAAGACTAGAGGAACTGTAGGTTTAAGCTTACCCTTACATGCACCAGCAGCTGGGAAAATTTTGCTAGCATTTCAGCCAGAAGAGAAAAGAAAAGAGTTGTTGGAGAAAATAGAATTAAAAGCTTTTAATATGAATACTATTACTGATTCTAAGCAATTAGAAAAAGAATTAGAAGAAATTAGAGAAAAAGGATATGCAGTTGATCGAGAAGAAGTTTTTAGGGGTACTACCTGTCTGGCAATGCCAATTTACAATGCAGACAAAGAGGTTATAGCTGCTCTTGGAATAACTGGAGATACAGAACGAGTTAAAAAAAATAAGGAGAAAAATTTAAATGCTATTCATCATGAATCATTAAACATTTCATTTAAATTAGGATACCAGCTAAGTTAA
- a CDS encoding TRAP transporter large permease, with amino-acid sequence MAVTALILSLFIFILLGLPISFSLGLSSMAYFILNPDFLIMMPQRIWAGANSSVMVALPLFCMAGMLMNLSGITRKIIDFCSYLVKPFKGGLGEVNVIASMIFGGISGSSVSDTSALGSVLIPEMENRGYSKAFATGVTVGSSTVGMIIPPSIPMIIYSTISNESVGALFLAGLIPGLLIGTTQLFLVHIISRRNNYPIEEGKFEIKEMLKRSVDGILSISMPVFIVLSVSLGVATATESAGVAVLYAVIIGFLVYKKLKLSQFAEVAKETLLTSSTIMVIIAFAYIFIWILAFERIPDNIGNFILSLNISYFWILVFLDILILLVGMFIDVSPALLLLGPILVPVMETLGMDLLQLGAILIVGLGIGLATPPIGMCLNAAAKLSDMSIMEIAKETLPFLACNVLVLILVTFFPQVSLWIPSMFF; translated from the coding sequence ATGGCAGTTACAGCATTGATTTTATCATTATTTATATTTATTTTACTTGGGCTTCCTATAAGTTTCTCACTTGGTCTCTCAAGTATGGCTTACTTTATTTTAAACCCAGATTTTTTAATTATGATGCCGCAAAGAATTTGGGCAGGGGCAAATAGTTCAGTTATGGTAGCCCTTCCCTTATTTTGTATGGCGGGAATGTTAATGAATTTAAGTGGTATAACCAGAAAAATTATAGATTTTTGTTCTTATCTTGTTAAACCATTTAAAGGTGGTCTTGGAGAAGTTAATGTAATTGCCAGCATGATTTTTGGTGGTATATCGGGATCGTCAGTCTCTGATACATCAGCTTTAGGCTCAGTATTGATACCAGAAATGGAAAATAGGGGCTACAGTAAAGCATTTGCAACTGGAGTTACTGTTGGATCTTCAACTGTAGGAATGATTATTCCGCCAAGTATTCCCATGATAATTTATTCAACTATATCTAATGAATCAGTTGGTGCTTTATTTTTAGCTGGTTTAATTCCAGGACTTTTAATTGGTACCACCCAGTTATTTTTAGTTCATATAATATCTCGTCGAAATAATTATCCAATTGAAGAAGGTAAATTTGAAATAAAAGAAATGCTGAAAAGATCAGTTGATGGAATATTATCTATTTCGATGCCGGTATTTATTGTGCTATCTGTTTCGTTAGGAGTAGCTACTGCAACTGAATCAGCAGGGGTGGCAGTATTATATGCAGTAATTATAGGTTTTTTGGTTTATAAAAAATTGAAGTTGAGTCAATTTGCTGAAGTTGCAAAAGAAACACTTTTAACTTCAAGTACTATTATGGTTATTATTGCATTTGCTTATATTTTTATTTGGATTTTGGCTTTTGAAAGAATACCAGATAATATTGGGAATTTTATTTTATCACTTAATATTAGTTATTTTTGGATTTTAGTTTTTTTAGATATTTTAATTTTGCTGGTAGGAATGTTTATCGATGTTAGTCCAGCTCTCTTATTATTAGGACCAATATTAGTACCAGTAATGGAGACCTTAGGCATGGACTTATTACAGCTGGGAGCAATTTTAATAGTTGGACTGGGAATTGGACTCGCTACTCCGCCGATTGGGATGTGCTTAAACGCGGCAGCCAAACTTTCTGATATGTCAATAATGGAAATTGCCAAGGAAACCTTACCTTTTTTAGCCTGTAATGTTTTAGTTTTAATTCTTGTTACGTTTTTCCCACAAGTTTCATTGTGGATACCATCTATGTTCTTTTAA
- the kduD gene encoding 2-dehydro-3-deoxy-D-gluconate 5-dehydrogenase KduD: MDLFNLEGKVAIVTGCSSPVGIGYAIAEGLAEAGADIAGVARSDLDEVKEAIESKTGRKFLAIQADLMKEDNLDKIVEETLAEYGKIDILVNNAGMIRRNPILDFTVEDWDSVMKVNLRSLFLLTQKVANYFVDNNVQGKVINTASMLSYQGGKFVPSYTASKHAVAGITKSFCNELAAKGINVNAIAPGYIATNNTAPLRKDKERSSAILSRIPAGRWGQNDDLKGAAIFLAAEASDYMHGALIPVDGGWLAS; the protein is encoded by the coding sequence ATGGATTTATTTAATTTAGAAGGTAAAGTCGCTATTGTCACAGGTTGTTCAAGCCCTGTTGGGATTGGTTATGCAATTGCAGAAGGCTTAGCAGAAGCTGGAGCTGATATAGCGGGAGTAGCCCGCAGTGATTTAGATGAGGTAAAAGAAGCTATCGAAAGTAAAACAGGGCGAAAATTTTTAGCAATTCAGGCAGATTTAATGAAAGAAGATAATTTAGATAAAATAGTCGAAGAAACACTGGCTGAATATGGGAAAATAGATATACTTGTTAATAATGCAGGAATGATAAGACGCAATCCTATTTTAGATTTTACAGTCGAAGATTGGGATTCTGTAATGAAAGTTAATTTAAGAAGTTTATTTTTATTAACTCAAAAAGTTGCTAATTATTTTGTAGATAATAATGTTCAGGGGAAGGTTATAAATACTGCTTCAATGCTTTCTTATCAGGGAGGTAAGTTTGTCCCGTCTTATACAGCGAGTAAGCATGCTGTAGCTGGAATTACTAAATCTTTTTGTAATGAATTAGCTGCAAAAGGGATAAATGTTAATGCAATTGCACCTGGTTATATTGCTACAAATAACACTGCCCCACTTAGAAAGGATAAAGAAAGAAGTTCAGCCATTTTAAGCAGAATACCTGCTGGACGCTGGGGACAGAATGATGATTTAAAAGGTGCAGCTATTTTCTTAGCAGCTGAGGCTTCTGATTATATGCATGGGGCTTTGATTCCTGTTGATGGGGGCTGGCTGGCAAGTTAA